In a single window of the Rhodamnia argentea isolate NSW1041297 chromosome 2, ASM2092103v1, whole genome shotgun sequence genome:
- the LOC115739611 gene encoding kinesin-like protein KIN-4C isoform X2, with product MARANRRPKLASTAEHSSSSSSSSSPSATGTPPPVGDDEQQQHQPDFEKRARDLEIQNGSHQKEIEELRSKRSNSSVTPNDSMRKMKEGYLQKLNVLEEQVKELKKKQDVQSQLSMYRRKSEESTKHLQDEIQKLKAQKVQLQCKMKMESMQYRLCKASLEKEILQLKKEGRRNDYEMHKLLALNQRQKLVLQRKTKESSVATNRLRQLVESQKALLHMKAGSRKGNTSGIQLQAIEHELEVTSHISEICSEYEHQVEMMADEIMKIKEEAESLKQENLRHLLENKELECREDPELKDLKEDVVKLSCMLHKLEMPKAKFPPLEELQDLSQSSLSIGSSSEQSNTSTHKAETCENVAAKGENASAICCSCSKKSLCKTMKCQCRVARGSCGTSCGCSHTKCTNRSSLVAKLNETIPTQVDKGNGHLKCSGSADAEKVLDANDVTTLQSVNGDSVAVKPDEIIPREAAEGNSKCSGSAEAEKSSILDSKDATATLNATVTVPAETNDNCGLKKMPLYDIANTLMKTFASKHNQRRKRRN from the exons atggctagAGCGAATCGGCGTCCGAAGCTGGCGAGCACCGCCGAGCACagctcgtcctcgtcctcgtcctcatcGCCATCGGCAACGGGGACGCCTCCACCAGTTGGCGATGacgagcagcagcagcatcaacCGGACTTCGAGAAGAGAGCTCGCGATTTGGAGATACAGAATGGATCTCACCAG AAAGAGATTGAGGAACTGAGAAGCAAACGAAGTAATTCATCAGTCACTCCTAATGACAGCATGCGCAAGATGAAGGAAGGCTATCTTCAAAAGTTAAATGTGCTTGAAGAGCAG GttaaagaattgaagaagaagcaagatGTCCAATCCCAACTTTCTATGTAtagaagaaaaagtgaagagagcACAAAGCATTTGCAGGACGAGATTCAAAAGTTGAAAGCTCAAAAG GTTCAACTCCaatgcaaaatgaaaatggagtCCATGCAGTACAGGTTGTGCAAGGCTTCATTGGAAAAGGAAATCCTTCAG CTTAAGAAAGAGGGAAGGAGAAATGACTACGAGATGCATAAACTATTGGCATTAAACCAGAGGCAAAAGTTG GTCTTGCAACGAAAGACAAAAGAATCTTCTGTGGCTACGAATCGCCTAAGACAACTTGTTGAATCTCAAAAGGCTCTGTTGCATATGAAAGCTG GGTCCAGGAAGGGAAATACTTCTGGGATTCAG CTGCAGGCTATTGAGCATGAGCTTGAAGTCACATCACATATAAGTGAGATTTGTTCTGAATATGAACATCAAGTAGAGAT GATGGCAGATGAGATCATGAAGATAAAGGAAGAAGCTGAGTCACTAAAGCAAGAGAACCTCAG GCACTTGTTGGAGAACAAAGAACTCGAGTGTAGAGAAGATCCAGAGCTGAAAGACTTGAAAGAAGATGTAGTTAAACTGAGTTGTATGCTTCACAAACTAGAAATGCCAAAAGCCAAATTCCCACCTCTGGAAGAGTTGCAG GACTTGAGTCAATCGTCCCTATCAATAGGGAGTAGCAGTGAACAATCAAATACAAGTACACATAAAGCGGAAACTTGTGAGAATGTTGCTGCCAAGGGGGAAAATGCATCAGCCATATGCTGCTCTTGTAGTAAGAAATCTTTGTGCAAGACAATGAAATGTCAGTGCCGAGTGGCTAGGGGCAGCTGCGGGACATCATGTGGTTGTTCGCATACCAAATGTACCAACAGGAGCTCACTTGTGGCCAAGTTGAATGAAACCATCCCAACACAAGTGGACAAAGGAAATGGACACTTGAAATGTTCAGGCAGCGCCGATGCAGAGAAGGTCCTTGATGCTAACGATGTGACGACACTTCAGAGCGTGAACGGGGACTCAGTTGCAGTCAAGCCGGATGAAATTATCCCAAGAGAAGCGGCTGAAGGAAATTCGAAATGTTCAGGCAGTGCTGAAGCAGAGAAGAGTAGCATTCTTGATTCGAAAGATGCAACCGCAACTCTGAATGCAACTGTCACGGTGCCCGCCGAGACAAA
- the LOC115739611 gene encoding kinesin-like protein KIN-4C isoform X3, giving the protein MARANRRPKLASTAEHSSSSSSSSSPSATGTPPPVGDDEQQQHQPDFEKRARDLEIQNGSHQKEIEELRSKRSNSSVTPNDSMRKMKEGYLQKLNVLEEQVKELKKKQDVQSQLSMYRRKSEESTKHLQDEIQKLKAQKVQLQCKMKMESMQYRLCKASLEKEILQLKKEGRRNDYEMHKLLALNQRQKLVLQRKTKESSVATNRLRQLVESQKALLHMKAGSRKGNTSGIQAIEHELEVTSHISEICSEYEHQVEMMADEIMKIKEEAESLKQENLRHLLENKELECREDPELKDLKEDVVKLSCMLHKLEMPKAKFPPLEELQEDLSQSSLSIGSSSEQSNTSTHKAETCENVAAKGENASAICCSCSKKSLCKTMKCQCRVARGSCGTSCGCSHTKCTNRSSLVAKLNETIPTQVDKGNGHLKCSGSADAEKVLDANDVTTLQSVNGDSVAVKPDEIIPREAAEGNSKCSGSAEAEKSSILDSKDATATLNATVTVPAETNDNCGLKKMPLYDIANTLMKTFASKHNQRRKRRN; this is encoded by the exons atggctagAGCGAATCGGCGTCCGAAGCTGGCGAGCACCGCCGAGCACagctcgtcctcgtcctcgtcctcatcGCCATCGGCAACGGGGACGCCTCCACCAGTTGGCGATGacgagcagcagcagcatcaacCGGACTTCGAGAAGAGAGCTCGCGATTTGGAGATACAGAATGGATCTCACCAG AAAGAGATTGAGGAACTGAGAAGCAAACGAAGTAATTCATCAGTCACTCCTAATGACAGCATGCGCAAGATGAAGGAAGGCTATCTTCAAAAGTTAAATGTGCTTGAAGAGCAG GttaaagaattgaagaagaagcaagatGTCCAATCCCAACTTTCTATGTAtagaagaaaaagtgaagagagcACAAAGCATTTGCAGGACGAGATTCAAAAGTTGAAAGCTCAAAAG GTTCAACTCCaatgcaaaatgaaaatggagtCCATGCAGTACAGGTTGTGCAAGGCTTCATTGGAAAAGGAAATCCTTCAG CTTAAGAAAGAGGGAAGGAGAAATGACTACGAGATGCATAAACTATTGGCATTAAACCAGAGGCAAAAGTTG GTCTTGCAACGAAAGACAAAAGAATCTTCTGTGGCTACGAATCGCCTAAGACAACTTGTTGAATCTCAAAAGGCTCTGTTGCATATGAAAGCTG GGTCCAGGAAGGGAAATACTTCTGGGATTCAG GCTATTGAGCATGAGCTTGAAGTCACATCACATATAAGTGAGATTTGTTCTGAATATGAACATCAAGTAGAGAT GATGGCAGATGAGATCATGAAGATAAAGGAAGAAGCTGAGTCACTAAAGCAAGAGAACCTCAG GCACTTGTTGGAGAACAAAGAACTCGAGTGTAGAGAAGATCCAGAGCTGAAAGACTTGAAAGAAGATGTAGTTAAACTGAGTTGTATGCTTCACAAACTAGAAATGCCAAAAGCCAAATTCCCACCTCTGGAAGAGTTGCAG GAGGACTTGAGTCAATCGTCCCTATCAATAGGGAGTAGCAGTGAACAATCAAATACAAGTACACATAAAGCGGAAACTTGTGAGAATGTTGCTGCCAAGGGGGAAAATGCATCAGCCATATGCTGCTCTTGTAGTAAGAAATCTTTGTGCAAGACAATGAAATGTCAGTGCCGAGTGGCTAGGGGCAGCTGCGGGACATCATGTGGTTGTTCGCATACCAAATGTACCAACAGGAGCTCACTTGTGGCCAAGTTGAATGAAACCATCCCAACACAAGTGGACAAAGGAAATGGACACTTGAAATGTTCAGGCAGCGCCGATGCAGAGAAGGTCCTTGATGCTAACGATGTGACGACACTTCAGAGCGTGAACGGGGACTCAGTTGCAGTCAAGCCGGATGAAATTATCCCAAGAGAAGCGGCTGAAGGAAATTCGAAATGTTCAGGCAGTGCTGAAGCAGAGAAGAGTAGCATTCTTGATTCGAAAGATGCAACCGCAACTCTGAATGCAACTGTCACGGTGCCCGCCGAGACAAA
- the LOC115739611 gene encoding kinesin-like protein KIN-4C isoform X1: protein MARANRRPKLASTAEHSSSSSSSSSPSATGTPPPVGDDEQQQHQPDFEKRARDLEIQNGSHQKEIEELRSKRSNSSVTPNDSMRKMKEGYLQKLNVLEEQVKELKKKQDVQSQLSMYRRKSEESTKHLQDEIQKLKAQKVQLQCKMKMESMQYRLCKASLEKEILQLKKEGRRNDYEMHKLLALNQRQKLVLQRKTKESSVATNRLRQLVESQKALLHMKAGSRKGNTSGIQLQAIEHELEVTSHISEICSEYEHQVEMMADEIMKIKEEAESLKQENLRHLLENKELECREDPELKDLKEDVVKLSCMLHKLEMPKAKFPPLEELQEDLSQSSLSIGSSSEQSNTSTHKAETCENVAAKGENASAICCSCSKKSLCKTMKCQCRVARGSCGTSCGCSHTKCTNRSSLVAKLNETIPTQVDKGNGHLKCSGSADAEKVLDANDVTTLQSVNGDSVAVKPDEIIPREAAEGNSKCSGSAEAEKSSILDSKDATATLNATVTVPAETNDNCGLKKMPLYDIANTLMKTFASKHNQRRKRRN, encoded by the exons atggctagAGCGAATCGGCGTCCGAAGCTGGCGAGCACCGCCGAGCACagctcgtcctcgtcctcgtcctcatcGCCATCGGCAACGGGGACGCCTCCACCAGTTGGCGATGacgagcagcagcagcatcaacCGGACTTCGAGAAGAGAGCTCGCGATTTGGAGATACAGAATGGATCTCACCAG AAAGAGATTGAGGAACTGAGAAGCAAACGAAGTAATTCATCAGTCACTCCTAATGACAGCATGCGCAAGATGAAGGAAGGCTATCTTCAAAAGTTAAATGTGCTTGAAGAGCAG GttaaagaattgaagaagaagcaagatGTCCAATCCCAACTTTCTATGTAtagaagaaaaagtgaagagagcACAAAGCATTTGCAGGACGAGATTCAAAAGTTGAAAGCTCAAAAG GTTCAACTCCaatgcaaaatgaaaatggagtCCATGCAGTACAGGTTGTGCAAGGCTTCATTGGAAAAGGAAATCCTTCAG CTTAAGAAAGAGGGAAGGAGAAATGACTACGAGATGCATAAACTATTGGCATTAAACCAGAGGCAAAAGTTG GTCTTGCAACGAAAGACAAAAGAATCTTCTGTGGCTACGAATCGCCTAAGACAACTTGTTGAATCTCAAAAGGCTCTGTTGCATATGAAAGCTG GGTCCAGGAAGGGAAATACTTCTGGGATTCAG CTGCAGGCTATTGAGCATGAGCTTGAAGTCACATCACATATAAGTGAGATTTGTTCTGAATATGAACATCAAGTAGAGAT GATGGCAGATGAGATCATGAAGATAAAGGAAGAAGCTGAGTCACTAAAGCAAGAGAACCTCAG GCACTTGTTGGAGAACAAAGAACTCGAGTGTAGAGAAGATCCAGAGCTGAAAGACTTGAAAGAAGATGTAGTTAAACTGAGTTGTATGCTTCACAAACTAGAAATGCCAAAAGCCAAATTCCCACCTCTGGAAGAGTTGCAG GAGGACTTGAGTCAATCGTCCCTATCAATAGGGAGTAGCAGTGAACAATCAAATACAAGTACACATAAAGCGGAAACTTGTGAGAATGTTGCTGCCAAGGGGGAAAATGCATCAGCCATATGCTGCTCTTGTAGTAAGAAATCTTTGTGCAAGACAATGAAATGTCAGTGCCGAGTGGCTAGGGGCAGCTGCGGGACATCATGTGGTTGTTCGCATACCAAATGTACCAACAGGAGCTCACTTGTGGCCAAGTTGAATGAAACCATCCCAACACAAGTGGACAAAGGAAATGGACACTTGAAATGTTCAGGCAGCGCCGATGCAGAGAAGGTCCTTGATGCTAACGATGTGACGACACTTCAGAGCGTGAACGGGGACTCAGTTGCAGTCAAGCCGGATGAAATTATCCCAAGAGAAGCGGCTGAAGGAAATTCGAAATGTTCAGGCAGTGCTGAAGCAGAGAAGAGTAGCATTCTTGATTCGAAAGATGCAACCGCAACTCTGAATGCAACTGTCACGGTGCCCGCCGAGACAAA